A window of Cohnella herbarum contains these coding sequences:
- a CDS encoding cytochrome c oxidase subunit II, whose product MHMHRLEKIWLGIGVSMLAVFLLVLGIMTFGQGIAPPNEHVHHIDPTKVSETAPFDKPQLTKIGDNEYEAVMVAYAFGYDPAEPMEVPAGATVHFKVTSSDVVHGFEIPGTNVNIMVTPGEMSQITHTFDKPGEYLILCNEYCGIAHEMMKTTLVVK is encoded by the coding sequence ATGCACATGCACCGACTGGAGAAAATATGGCTCGGCATCGGGGTGTCCATGCTGGCCGTGTTCTTGCTCGTGCTTGGAATCATGACATTCGGGCAGGGCATCGCTCCTCCCAACGAACACGTTCATCATATCGACCCTACGAAAGTAAGCGAAACCGCACCGTTTGACAAACCGCAACTGACGAAGATCGGAGACAACGAATACGAAGCGGTAATGGTCGCGTACGCGTTCGGTTACGATCCCGCCGAACCGATGGAAGTGCCGGCCGGCGCCACCGTTCATTTCAAAGTAACGTCGTCGGACGTTGTCCACGGATTCGAGATTCCCGGAACGAACGTCAATATTATGGTGACGCCCGGCGAAATGAGCCAGATCACGCATACGTTCGATAAGCCCGGAGAGTATTTGATCCTTTGTAACGAGTATTGCGGGATCGCCCATGAAATGATGAAAACCACCCTCGTGGTGAAATAG
- a CDS encoding cupredoxin domain-containing protein has translation MKKWTMLIGVLLAVTLIASGCGGKNKEETSPSPAAEAGAGGGAKAITIDASNFKFDQDEIKVKKGEEVSITLKNSQGNHAIHIDGYDKEVKGNATVTFVADKAGEFTFICSVMCGKGHDDMKGKLIVE, from the coding sequence ATGAAAAAATGGACAATGTTAATTGGGGTGCTATTGGCTGTGACGTTGATCGCGTCCGGTTGCGGAGGCAAGAACAAAGAGGAAACGAGCCCATCTCCGGCGGCGGAAGCAGGAGCGGGAGGCGGAGCAAAGGCAATCACGATCGATGCGTCTAACTTCAAATTCGATCAGGATGAAATAAAGGTGAAGAAAGGCGAAGAAGTGAGCATTACGCTGAAGAACAGCCAAGGTAACCATGCGATCCACATCGACGGCTACGATAAAGAAGTGAAAGGCAACGCCACCGTTACTTTCGTAGCCGACAAAGCGGGCGAATTCACATTCATTTGCAGCGTTATGTGCGGTAAAGGCCATGACGACATGAAAGGCAAGCTGATTGTGGAGTAA
- a CDS encoding cytochrome c oxidase subunit 2A, with product MHEDRTAAKSHEAANSAPNPAAEEKEQSLRGTFVSVLLLGAFLALVWIGIFVLFIARD from the coding sequence ATGCACGAGGATCGAACGGCGGCGAAATCGCACGAAGCCGCAAACTCTGCTCCCAACCCTGCGGCAGAAGAGAAAGAGCAGTCGCTCAGAGGGACATTCGTATCTGTATTGCTGCTGGGGGCCTTTTTGGCGCTAGTATGGATTGGCATTTTCGTTTTATTCATCGCGCGAGATTAG
- a CDS encoding b(o/a)3-type cytochrome-c oxidase subunit 1 produces MSTTETKPFDRQDGRLVLAHILFAFGALLIGAIAGLLQGMVKSGSITLPDNIGYYELLTAHGVLMALIFTTYFIIGFLYSGLSHTLGGSLLPLARKLGWIGYVFMSVGTLIGVVVILLGKASVLYTFYAPMKASPYFYIALALVVIGSWFGGFGMFYQYRQWKKNNKGKLSPLFAYMTIMTMILWQIATIAVALEVVVQLIPWSFGWVETINVVLSRTLFWFFGHPLVYFWLLPAYICWYVIIPKIIGGKIFSDALARMSFALFLLFSIPVGFHHQLMEPGISHFWKYLQVVLTFMVVIPSLMTAFSIFATFELNGRSKGTKGLFGWLKVLPWKDVRFFAPFMGMLIFIPAGAGGLVNASNQMNAVVHNTLWVTGHFHLTVGTSVALTFFGITYWLIPVITGRVLTPKMNRLGIVQTLIWCIGMFFMSGSMHGVGLLGSPRRTAYSTYDNHPDAVLWMPYHVAMAIGGAILFVGVLLLIYNVISLIRAPKGETEYPIGEVSEASESTPRFLENWKLWITITVVLILLAYSIPIIELITNTTPGSPGYVTW; encoded by the coding sequence ATGTCTACGACTGAAACAAAGCCGTTCGACCGCCAAGACGGCCGACTCGTACTCGCTCACATCCTGTTCGCGTTCGGAGCGTTATTGATCGGCGCCATTGCGGGCCTGCTGCAAGGAATGGTGAAATCCGGGAGTATCACATTACCGGATAATATCGGATATTACGAGTTGCTTACCGCGCATGGCGTGTTAATGGCGCTCATCTTCACGACTTATTTTATTATCGGATTCCTTTACTCCGGTTTGTCCCACACGTTGGGCGGTAGCTTGCTTCCTTTAGCGAGAAAGCTAGGATGGATCGGATATGTTTTCATGTCCGTAGGAACGCTCATTGGCGTCGTTGTTATTCTGCTTGGTAAAGCGAGCGTACTGTATACGTTCTATGCGCCGATGAAGGCATCGCCTTACTTTTACATCGCGCTCGCTCTTGTCGTGATCGGAAGTTGGTTTGGCGGCTTCGGCATGTTCTATCAGTATCGTCAATGGAAGAAAAACAACAAAGGCAAGCTATCCCCTCTGTTCGCTTATATGACTATAATGACGATGATCTTGTGGCAGATTGCAACGATCGCGGTTGCGCTGGAGGTCGTCGTACAACTCATCCCTTGGTCGTTCGGCTGGGTGGAGACGATTAACGTGGTGCTGAGTCGGACGCTATTCTGGTTTTTCGGCCATCCGCTCGTCTATTTCTGGTTGCTTCCGGCTTATATTTGCTGGTATGTGATCATTCCGAAAATAATCGGAGGAAAAATATTCAGCGATGCATTGGCGCGCATGTCCTTCGCATTGTTCCTGCTATTCTCCATTCCGGTCGGTTTCCACCATCAGCTGATGGAGCCGGGAATCAGCCACTTCTGGAAATACCTGCAGGTCGTACTCACGTTCATGGTCGTTATACCGTCGCTGATGACCGCGTTCTCCATATTCGCGACCTTTGAGCTTAACGGCAGATCGAAGGGGACGAAAGGACTATTCGGTTGGTTGAAGGTTCTCCCTTGGAAAGACGTTCGATTCTTCGCGCCGTTCATGGGAATGCTCATCTTTATTCCTGCGGGCGCCGGCGGATTGGTGAACGCAAGTAACCAAATGAACGCCGTTGTCCACAATACGTTATGGGTCACCGGGCATTTTCATCTCACGGTGGGAACGAGCGTCGCGTTAACTTTTTTCGGTATCACCTATTGGTTGATTCCCGTAATTACTGGGCGTGTTCTCACTCCGAAAATGAATCGGCTGGGCATCGTTCAGACCTTAATCTGGTGTATCGGGATGTTCTTTATGTCCGGTTCGATGCATGGCGTAGGTTTGCTAGGATCTCCTAGACGTACGGCGTATAGTACTTACGATAACCATCCGGACGCCGTTCTTTGGATGCCTTACCATGTCGCGATGGCCATCGGAGGAGCGATCCTCTTCGTTGGAGTATTGCTGCTGATTTACAACGTGATTTCCTTGATTCGAGCACCGAAGGGGGAGACGGAGTATCCGATCGGTGAAGTGTCGGAAGCTTCGGAATCGACTCCGCGTTTTCTGGAAAATTGGAAATTGTGGATTACGATTACCGTTGTTCTGATCTTGCTCGCTTACTCAATACCGATCATCGAGCTCATAACCAACACGACGCCGGGTTCGCCGGGTTATGTGACCTGGTAA
- a CDS encoding sensor histidine kinase: protein MDFLLIYFKSVVLLSIPQALIHIWLTFTIWGLKPMLHVRKLVLFAVVNSLLVDLDLFHASVAFHALYSTCINFFVVYFVFRNFGLRKIWIVYLTNLALLLLVEMLCVPLLQWGYGLTTQDVVSKGYLLQRASGYAVVGLILISLFRLLEKRKISFFLRLYQYLMNIKQTRTREILLLALFQVFLLGLLFIIGFENKQRYADSTFNMIIYALVLLTFGAFFYTIRLLLNIREEAVRQTQDVYVEEIGKMFTTIRGQRHDFLNHVQVMSSMLKMNKLEQLRSYMEEIAKEAHSVSAVFSHSSPAVAAFIQAKTEIAITRNIAFTYQIPDNLDIGSSIKSIDLVKIMGNLVDNAYDESETLPADQRLVHLSLRVNDGMLEIEVRNQGRLLSEQDKQLILLPGYTTKRAGHSGLGLAIVNERIQFYKGLLNIESTEENGTTIIVALPQR, encoded by the coding sequence ATGGACTTTTTGCTGATTTACTTCAAGTCCGTCGTTCTTCTATCCATACCTCAGGCGTTGATTCATATCTGGCTTACTTTCACGATTTGGGGATTAAAGCCGATGCTGCATGTTCGTAAGCTCGTCCTTTTTGCCGTCGTGAACTCCTTGCTCGTCGACTTGGACCTTTTTCATGCCTCGGTGGCCTTTCATGCCCTATATTCTACCTGCATTAACTTTTTCGTCGTTTATTTCGTTTTTAGAAATTTCGGCTTGCGGAAAATATGGATCGTGTACTTAACCAATCTTGCGCTTCTTTTGTTGGTGGAGATGTTGTGCGTGCCGCTATTGCAATGGGGATACGGTCTTACGACCCAGGATGTCGTATCGAAAGGTTATCTCTTGCAGCGAGCGTCCGGATACGCGGTAGTAGGCCTAATTCTTATTTCCTTGTTCCGCTTATTGGAGAAAAGAAAAATTTCCTTCTTCCTTCGATTATATCAATATTTAATGAATATCAAACAAACCCGGACAAGAGAAATATTACTTCTCGCGCTTTTCCAAGTGTTTCTGCTCGGTTTATTGTTTATTATCGGGTTTGAAAATAAGCAGCGATACGCGGATTCAACGTTTAATATGATCATATATGCTTTAGTTCTTCTGACTTTCGGGGCTTTCTTCTACACGATTCGGTTATTGCTCAACATACGAGAGGAAGCCGTTCGTCAGACCCAAGACGTCTATGTCGAGGAAATCGGGAAGATGTTCACGACGATTCGCGGGCAGCGTCATGATTTCCTAAACCACGTTCAGGTTATGTCTTCGATGTTAAAGATGAACAAACTGGAGCAGTTAAGGAGCTACATGGAGGAGATCGCCAAGGAAGCCCACTCCGTCAGCGCTGTATTCTCCCACTCGTCTCCCGCAGTGGCTGCCTTTATTCAAGCTAAGACCGAGATCGCGATTACGCGGAACATTGCCTTTACCTATCAAATTCCGGACAACTTGGACATCGGCTCGTCCATCAAGTCGATCGATTTGGTTAAAATTATGGGTAATCTCGTCGATAATGCCTACGATGAAAGCGAAACTCTGCCGGCCGATCAAAGACTCGTTCATCTGTCCCTCCGGGTTAATGACGGTATGCTCGAGATCGAAGTACGTAACCAAGGAAGGCTACTGTCCGAGCAAGATAAGCAGTTAATTCTGCTTCCCGGCTATACGACCAAGAGAGCCGGACATTCCGGATTAGGCCTCGCCATCGTGAACGAAAGGATCCAATTTTACAAAGGATTGCTTAACATCGAATCTACCGAGGAGAACGGAACTACGATTATCGTCGCTTTACCGCAGCGCTAG